A stretch of the Bubalus kerabau isolate K-KA32 ecotype Philippines breed swamp buffalo chromosome 11, PCC_UOA_SB_1v2, whole genome shotgun sequence genome encodes the following:
- the CEL gene encoding bile salt-activated lipase, giving the protein MGRWELVVLGLACCLAVASAAKLGSVYTEGGFVEGVNKKLSLLGDSVDIFKGIPFAAAPKALEKPERHPGWQGTLKAKSFKKRCLQATLTQESTYGNEDCLYLNIWVPQGRKEVSHNLPVMIWIYGGAFLMGSSQGANFLSNYLYDGEEIATRGNVIVVTFNYRVGPLGFLSTGDSNLPGNYGLWDQHMAIAWVKRNIEAFGGDPDNITLFGESAGGASVSLQTLSPYNKGLIKRAISQSGVGLCPWAIQENPLFWAKRIAEKVGCPVDDTSKMAGCLKITDPRALTLAYKLPLGSTEYPKLHYLSFVPVIDGDFIPDDPVNLYANAADIDYIAGTNDMDGHLFVGMDVPAINSNKRDVTEEDFYKLVSGLTVTKGLRGANATYEVYTEPWAQDSSQETRKKTMVDLETDILFLIPTKIAVAQHKSHAKSANTYTYLFSQPSRMPLYPKWMGADHADDLQYVFGKPFATPLGYRAQDRTVSKAMIAYWTNFARTGDPNTGHSTVPANWDPYTLEDDNYLEINKQMDSNSMKLHLRTNYLQFWTQTYQALPTVAGEGASLVPPEDSSEASPVPPADNSGAPTEPSAGDSEVAQMPVVIGF; this is encoded by the exons TTGGGCTCCGTATACACCGAAGGCGGCTTCGTGGAGGGCGTCAACAAGAAGCTGAGCCTCCTTGGCGACTCTGTTGACATCTTCAAGGGCATCCCCTTCGCTGCCGCCCCCAAGGCCCTGGAGAAGCCCGAGCGACACCCCGGCTGGCAAG GGACCCTGAAGGCCAAGAGCTTCAAGAAACGGTGTCTGCAGGCCACGCTCACACAGGAGAGCACCTACGGAAACGAGGACTGCCTCTACCTCAACATCTGGGTCCCCCAGGGCAGGAAGGAAG TCTCCCACAACCTGCCCGTCATGATCTGGATCTACGGAGGTGCCTTCCTCATGGGGTCCAGCCAAGGGGCCAACTTTCTCAGCAACTACCTCTACGACGGGGAGGAGATTGCCACACGGGGCAACGTCATCGTGGTCACGTTCAACTACCGCGTCGGGCCCCTGGGCTTTCTCAGCACTGGGGATTCCAACCTGCCAG GTAACTATGGCCTTTGGGATCAGCACATGGCCATTGCCTGGGTGAAGAGGAACATTGAGGCCTTCGGAGGAGACCCCGACAACATCACCCTCTTTGGGGAGTCGGCTGGAGGCGCCAGCGTCTCTCTGCAG ACCCTCTCTCCCTACAACAAGGGCCTCATCAAGCGAGCCATCAGCCAGAGTGGAGTGGGTCTGTGCCCTTGGGCCATCCAGGAGAATCCCCTCTTCTGGGCTAAAAGG ATTGCAGAGAAGGTGGGCTGCCCCGTGGACGACACCAGCAAGATGGCCGGGTGTCTGAAGATCACCGACCCCCGTGCCCTGACGCTGGCCTATAAGCTGCCCCTGGGAAGCACGGAAT ACCCCAAGCTGCACTATCTGTCCTTCGTCCCCGTCATTGATGGAGACTTCATCCCTGATGACCCTGTCAACCTGTACGCCAACGCCGCAGACATCGACTACATAGCGGGCACCAACGACATGGACGGCCACCTCTTCGTCGGGATGGACGTGCCAGCCATCAACAGCAACAAACGGGACGTCACGGA GGAGGACTTCTATAAGCTGGTCAGCGGGCTCACTGTCACCAAGGGGCTCAGAGGTGCCAATGCCACGTACGAGGTGTACACTGAGCCCTGGGCCCAGGACTCATCCCAGGAGACCAGGAAGAAGACCATGGTGGACCTGGAGACTGACATCCTCTTCCTGATCCCCACGAAGATCGCTGTGGCCCAGCACAAGAGCCACGCCAA gaGCGCCAACACCTACACCTATCTGTTCTCCCAACCGTCTCGGATGCCCCTCTACCCCAAGTGGATGGGGGCTGACCACGCCGATGACCTCCAGTATGTCTTCGGGAAGCCCTTCGCCACACCCCTGGGCTACCGGGCCCAAGACAGGACTGTCTCCAAGGCCATGATTGCCTATTGGACCAACTTTGCCAGAACTGG ggaccctaacACGGGCCACTCGACAGTGCCCGCAAACTGGGATCCCTACACCCTGGAAGATGATAACTACCTGGAAATCAACAAGCAGATGGATAGCAACTCTATGAAGCTGCACCTGAGGACCAACTACCTGCAGTTCTGGACCCAGACCTACCAGGCACTGCCTACGGTGGCCGGTGAGGGGGCCAGCCTGGTGCCCCCCGAGGACAGCTCTGAGGCCAGCCCCGTGCCCCCAGCGGACAACTCTGGGGCTCCCACCGAACCCTCTGCGGGTGACTCTGAGGTGGCTCAGATGCCTGTTGTCATTGGCTTCTAA